In Methanocaldococcus lauensis, a single genomic region encodes these proteins:
- a CDS encoding D-glucuronyl C5-epimerase family protein gives MLKNIKICFLIFIITILSFISGYIVGVSQPMYSENPIIQYFKNPKPFSVENVNIPITYYGTIKGKYIGYQITPHNVNEEARKCFYKYFKLKDKDPEEAEKYLRRGLFLTEYLISQSEKETVNLNGKNIIFIIWRYNFDFPEYNLSKGWAGSLCQAGCMKTLYLAYKCTGDKRYLILAKEALNAFIVPVEKGGLLKIRVKDNKTYYWYPEYASKNPPYVLNGFITSVIWIGEFANETNDKEAYLLYKEGLKSIKSFLSEYDAGDWSYYDALKHRCNEHYEHLQRLQMLYLYNITKDKIFLKHYNKWKE, from the coding sequence ATGCTTAAAAATATCAAGATATGTTTTCTAATATTTATAATTACTATATTATCTTTTATTTCTGGATATATCGTTGGAGTCTCACAGCCCATGTATTCTGAAAATCCTATTATTCAGTATTTCAAAAATCCAAAGCCATTTTCTGTTGAAAATGTCAATATTCCTATAACCTATTACGGAACAATAAAAGGAAAATACATTGGCTATCAAATAACTCCTCACAATGTAAATGAAGAGGCAAGAAAATGCTTTTATAAATACTTTAAATTAAAGGATAAAGATCCAGAAGAGGCTGAAAAATATTTAAGGAGAGGTTTATTTCTAACTGAATATTTAATTTCTCAATCAGAAAAAGAAACTGTAAATTTAAATGGAAAAAATATTATCTTTATTATTTGGAGGTATAATTTTGATTTTCCAGAGTATAATTTATCAAAAGGTTGGGCTGGCTCACTATGTCAGGCAGGATGCATGAAAACTTTGTATTTAGCATATAAATGTACAGGTGATAAAAGGTATTTAATCTTAGCAAAAGAGGCGTTAAATGCCTTTATAGTGCCTGTTGAAAAGGGAGGTTTATTAAAAATAAGAGTAAAAGATAATAAAACTTACTATTGGTATCCAGAGTATGCATCAAAAAATCCACCTTATGTTTTAAATGGATTTATAACCTCTGTTATTTGGATTGGAGAGTTTGCAAATGAAACAAATGATAAAGAGGCATATCTCTTATATAAAGAGGGATTAAAATCAATAAAATCTTTTCTATCAGAATACGATGCAGGAGATTGGAGTTATTACGATGCGTTAAAACATAGATGTAATGAACATTATGAACATCTCCAGAGATTACAGATGTTGTATCTATATAACATAACTAAGGATAAAATATTTTTAAAACACTACAATAAATGGAAAGAATAA
- the argH gene encoding argininosuccinate lyase, with protein sequence MNILRRGRLGSSIKEDVAKYTTSLDFDKEIFETDILCDIAHVIMLYEEEIIDKDTAKKIIEGLKEIYKNGIESLNLDPSLDDIHMVIENELIKKLGEDVAGRMHTGRSRNDEVATDLRLALRDKVLEIIKLLINMLKDLLNLADEHKHTLTVGYTHLQHAQPTTFAHHLLSYVSAIERDILRLFDAYKRINISPLGCGALATTGFKINRERTKELLGFDKLIENSMDGVSARDFILEVMADLAILGTNLSKICEELVLFSTYEFGTVEIANEYCSTSSIMPQKKNPDVAEIARAKLCKLNGNLVTALTILKALPNTYNRDLQEITPNLWESVYITIDTIKMIHGMLKTLKVNKDRMRELAYANYSTATELADTLVRGANIPFRTAHGIVGEVVRKSIEEKRCILDVIKEVLQKYNLKVDEEKIKKALDPYENVKMRNVIGGPSPEEVEKRIKAFKERLEKYEKEVNEKINKINKIKENLLSYEI encoded by the coding sequence ATGAACATTTTGAGAAGAGGAAGATTAGGAAGCTCTATTAAAGAAGATGTAGCAAAATACACAACAAGTTTAGATTTTGACAAAGAAATTTTTGAGACAGACATTTTATGTGATATAGCCCATGTAATAATGCTTTATGAGGAGGAAATTATAGATAAAGATACTGCAAAAAAGATTATTGAAGGTTTGAAAGAAATTTACAAAAATGGAATAGAAAGTTTAAACTTAGACCCTTCCTTAGATGATATACATATGGTTATTGAAAATGAATTAATTAAAAAACTTGGTGAAGATGTTGCTGGAAGAATGCACACTGGAAGGAGTAGAAATGATGAAGTAGCAACAGATTTAAGATTAGCATTGAGAGATAAGGTTTTAGAAATTATTAAATTATTGATTAATATGCTAAAAGATTTATTAAACTTGGCAGATGAGCATAAGCACACTTTAACTGTTGGATATACTCATTTACAACACGCTCAGCCAACAACATTTGCTCATCATCTATTAAGTTATGTTTCAGCAATTGAAAGAGATATATTGAGATTATTTGATGCATATAAAAGAATTAATATTTCTCCATTAGGTTGTGGAGCGTTGGCAACAACTGGATTTAAAATTAATAGAGAGAGAACAAAGGAACTTTTAGGATTTGACAAATTAATAGAGAACTCAATGGATGGTGTCTCTGCAAGAGATTTTATATTGGAAGTTATGGCTGATTTAGCAATATTGGGAACTAACTTATCAAAAATTTGCGAAGAGTTAGTTCTATTTTCAACTTATGAGTTTGGAACTGTTGAAATTGCTAACGAGTATTGTTCAACCTCTTCTATAATGCCTCAGAAAAAAAATCCTGATGTTGCTGAAATTGCAAGGGCTAAACTTTGCAAATTAAATGGAAATTTAGTTACTGCATTAACAATATTAAAGGCATTACCAAATACTTACAATAGAGATTTGCAGGAAATTACTCCTAATTTATGGGAGAGCGTATATATTACAATAGACACAATAAAAATGATTCATGGAATGTTAAAAACTTTAAAAGTTAATAAAGATAGAATGAGAGAGTTGGCATATGCAAATTATTCTACTGCTACAGAATTGGCTGACACATTAGTTAGAGGGGCAAATATACCATTTAGAACCGCCCATGGAATCGTTGGAGAAGTTGTTAGAAAGTCAATTGAAGAAAAGAGATGTATATTGGATGTTATAAAAGAGGTTTTACAAAAATACAATTTGAAAGTAGATGAAGAAAAGATAAAAAAGGCATTAGATCCTTATGAAAATGTCAAAATGAGAAATGTTATTGGAGGCCCTTCCCCCGAGGAAGTTGAAAAAAGAATAAAGGCATTTAAAGAGAGATTAGAAAAATATGAAAAAGAAGTAAATGAAAAAATTAATAAGATAAATAAAATTAAAGAAAATCTTCTGTCCTATGAAATTTAA
- a CDS encoding metal-dependent hydrolase gives MNWKGHVILGLIFGLPFISSPEQIFLVLAGALYPDLDHDVKEDIVKRGIIISGGIVLINILLYFFKKSLFNIDLFVLGVSVFLIFLIPYFSEHRTYTHTIWSLFFVSIIIGFLSYKLSFISKVFAGLISLLMVTNEVLLGKIIIYAVFVWAILDIINLNPNINGVLHYILPVAVGYYSHIVGDSLTPAGVRVFYPISNYKLRKKGGYILIIFWLIFVILFCAKNLNLIG, from the coding sequence ATGAACTGGAAGGGACATGTAATTTTAGGACTTATATTTGGGTTACCTTTTATTTCTTCCCCAGAACAGATATTTTTAGTTTTAGCTGGAGCATTGTATCCTGACTTAGACCACGATGTTAAAGAGGATATTGTAAAGAGAGGAATTATTATTTCTGGAGGAATTGTATTAATTAATATTTTACTTTATTTTTTTAAAAAGAGTTTATTTAATATTGATTTATTTGTTTTAGGAGTTTCAGTTTTTTTAATCTTTTTAATTCCATATTTTTCAGAGCATAGAACTTATACTCATACTATTTGGTCATTGTTCTTTGTATCTATAATTATTGGTTTTTTATCTTACAAACTTTCATTTATTTCAAAGGTTTTTGCTGGATTAATATCTTTGTTAATGGTTACTAATGAAGTTTTATTGGGAAAAATAATAATATATGCTGTTTTTGTATGGGCTATTTTAGATATTATAAATCTAAATCCAAATATTAATGGTGTTTTACATTACATATTACCAGTTGCTGTTGGTTATTATTCCCATATAGTAGGAGATTCCTTAACACCAGCGGGTGTTAGAGTTTTTTATCCAATATCTAACTATAAATTAAGAAAAAAAGGAGGATACATATTAATAATATTCTGGCTAATTTTTGTTATATTGTTTTGTGCTAAAAATTTAAATCTTATAGGTTAA